In Panthera tigris isolate Pti1 chromosome C1, P.tigris_Pti1_mat1.1, whole genome shotgun sequence, the following proteins share a genomic window:
- the MTERF4 gene encoding transcription termination factor 4, mitochondrial isoform X1: MAALGRQVFDWHRLIPLTWAHVARQTPLGEQKRTSVSLLCPLTTASNGGGLQKVSCVEPKKCVREPECRTHLTPDPLEKQRTPVAGGFLERENVISALLDMGFSDIHVNELLSMWPSVPPQQLLDIISELILLGLNPEPLYVALKKSPELLKLPIMQMRKRSSYLRKLGLGEGKLKTVLLCCPEIFTMHQRDIDSIVGVLKEKCLFTVQQVTKILHRCPYVLQEDPGELEYKFQYAYFRMGVKHADVVRTDLLQYSITKIKQRHVFLERLGRYQTPDKKGQTQVPNPLLKDILRVSEAEFLARTAYSSAEEFEVFKKLLAREEEEKSESPVPDNKSLSLDEEEEEEEEEEEEE, translated from the exons ATGGCGGCGCTCGGCAGGCAG GTCTTTGACTGGCACCGCCTGATCCCCCTCACCTGGGCGCATGTTGCTAGGCAGACTCCTCTCGGAGAACAGAAAAGGACGTCTGTATCTTTGTTGTGTCCACTGACCACAGCCTCCAATGGAGGGGGCCTCCAGAAGGTATCCTGCGTGGAACCCAAAAAGTGTGTGCGGGAACCAGAGTGCAGGACACATCTCACCCCGGACCCCCTTGAGAAGCAGAGGACTCCTGTGGCTGGAGGGTTCTTAGAGCGAGAGAACGTCATCAGTGCCCTCCTGGACATGGGTTTCAGTGACATCCACGTTAATGAATTGCTCAGTATGTGGCCAAGTGTGCCCCCCCAACAGTTGCTGGACATCATTTCAGAATTAATACTCTTGGGTTTGAACCCAGAGCCTCTGTATGTGGCCCTAAAGAAAAGCCCTGAGCTGCTGAAGCTGCCTATAATGCAGATGAGGAAACGCTCCAGTTACCTGCGGAAGCTTGGGCTTGGAGAAG GGAAACTCAAGACGGTGCTTCTCTGCTGCCCTGAAATCTTCACCATGCACCAGAGGGACATCGACAGCATTGTCGGAGTTCTCaaggagaaatgtcttttcacgGTACAGCAGGTGACCAAGATTTTGCACAGGTGCCCGTATGTTCTTCAGGAGGACCCCGGTGAACTGGAGTACAAGTTCCAG TATGCCTATTTCAGGATGGGGGTTAAGCACGCGGACGTGGTGAGGACTGACTTGCTGCAGTATTCCATCACCAAGATCAAGCAGAGACATGTGTTCCTCGAGCGCCTAGGACGGTACCAAACCCCTGATAAGAAGGGCCAGACCCAGGTCCCCAATCCTTTACTCAAGGACATCCTCAGAGTGTCAGAAGCTGAGTTTCTGGCCAGGACAGCCTATTCTTCTGCTGAGGAGTTTGAAGTTTTTAAGAAGCTCTTGGCtcgggaggaggaagagaagtccGAGAGCCCCGTGCCTGACAATAAAAGCTTAAGTCTGgacgaggaagaggaggaggaggaggaggaagaggaggaggagtga